The Fructilactobacillus myrtifloralis genome contains a region encoding:
- the brnQ gene encoding branched-chain amino acid transport system II carrier protein, with amino-acid sequence MSELETPNRFRFKQLIVLASLLFALFFGAGNLIFPVHLGQVAGRNWIPAAIGFLLSAILLPLGSIFALGLTKSKNMFELVLPVGSTFSLLFLLAAHGSMGLLIGSPRLATVTFTMGVQPFLPTRWSHPALLIFSALFFATIVLLAYRQTSITNSVGKILNPLFVVLLFGLFLVAFLVNGDASHLPLLGQPGQGTSSLISGFLEGYNTMDALAGLGFGVTIIAAVRSYTKSDRNQGLVVAQIGLVALGLEAVIYVGLIALGVVSLRFTKASADGGTAFTQIMAHYTGSLGAALLATLTLLACLTTAVGVLTSFAQDLGNRFPRIGYHKFLLGANVIAFGIANFGLDQIIAFSAPILSLLYPVAITVIVLALLNRWIRQNHLIYRITVGLVLIPASLDFLHTLPPVLHQLEPLVALDHWCQAVIPLFNWGLDFIPFLLVGLVGSSLFVWSQRFAKKV; translated from the coding sequence ATGTCTGAATTAGAAACGCCCAACCGCTTCCGGTTTAAACAGTTAATCGTTTTAGCCTCACTTTTATTTGCCCTCTTTTTTGGAGCTGGGAATTTAATTTTCCCGGTTCATCTAGGCCAAGTAGCCGGCCGGAATTGGATTCCGGCTGCGATCGGTTTTTTACTGTCGGCGATTTTATTGCCACTCGGGTCCATTTTTGCCCTGGGTCTGACCAAAAGTAAAAATATGTTTGAATTAGTCTTACCAGTGGGAAGCACCTTTTCATTGCTCTTCTTGCTGGCTGCTCACGGGTCAATGGGGCTGCTAATTGGGTCACCACGGTTAGCCACCGTGACCTTTACAATGGGGGTTCAGCCTTTTTTACCAACCCGGTGGAGTCATCCGGCCCTCCTTATTTTTTCGGCGCTGTTTTTCGCGACGATTGTGCTCCTCGCGTACCGGCAAACGAGCATCACGAACAGCGTGGGGAAAATCCTCAATCCGCTGTTTGTCGTACTCTTATTTGGCTTATTCTTAGTTGCCTTTCTCGTCAACGGTGATGCATCGCACCTGCCGCTGCTCGGGCAACCCGGACAGGGGACCAGTTCGCTAATTAGTGGTTTCTTAGAGGGTTACAACACGATGGATGCCCTCGCTGGATTAGGGTTTGGTGTGACCATCATCGCTGCGGTTCGCTCCTATACCAAGTCCGATCGGAATCAAGGGCTAGTTGTTGCTCAAATTGGATTAGTGGCTCTTGGGTTGGAAGCAGTCATTTACGTGGGTCTGATTGCCTTAGGAGTGGTGAGTCTCCGATTTACCAAGGCTAGTGCGGATGGGGGGACGGCCTTTACCCAAATCATGGCGCACTATACAGGTTCGCTGGGGGCGGCGTTACTAGCGACGCTGACCCTGTTAGCTTGTTTAACGACCGCGGTCGGGGTTTTAACCTCCTTTGCGCAGGACCTTGGCAATCGTTTCCCGCGGATTGGCTACCACAAGTTTTTGCTCGGAGCGAATGTAATTGCCTTTGGGATTGCCAACTTTGGCTTAGACCAGATCATCGCGTTTTCCGCCCCCATCTTAAGCTTGCTCTACCCGGTTGCCATTACCGTGATTGTCCTTGCGTTGTTGAACCGCTGGATTCGGCAGAATCACCTGATCTACCGGATAACAGTCGGCTTGGTTTTGATCCCAGCTAGCCTGGATTTTCTCCACACGTTGCCACCCGTCCTCCATCAATTGGAGCCCCTCGTAGCGCTCGATCACTGGTGTCAGGCGGTAATTCCACTGTTTAACTGGGGCCTTGATTTTATCCCGTTCTTACTGGTCGGACTGGTGGGGAGTAGCTTGTTCGTTTGGAGTCAACGGTTCGCAAAAAAGGTTTGA
- the brnQ gene encoding branched-chain amino acid transport system II carrier protein, whose product MTTLSTNTPRKLAFKQYLILASLLFGLFFGAGNLIFPIHLGQTAGANWLPAAIGFLLSAILLPLCAILALSTTQSNSMYDLARPAGKFFAIGFLVLTHASLGLLIAAPRTATVTYSMGIQPFIPKAWGTLALVIFSAGFFALTFGLAFHEGSVTKNVGKVLNPIFILLMVFLFVVAFLLYGDIRNLPLLPRAGQGTGSLINGFLQGYNTMDALAGLGFGVTIITALKAFGQSSRDRSWSVAKVGGLTMGFEALIYTFLIALGAASLSFTKVSADGGTAFTEIMRHYTGIMGAGVLAALTFLACLTTAIGLLTSLAQDLSRQLPRIGYHKILLTATVISFLIANIGLEKIIEYSAPLLSFLYPLAITLILLGLLKPVLGIKPLIYRITTGIVLIPAVFDFIHTLPKALLSLVPLAAFDRWALQAIPLYAVGLDFVPFLGLGLIISLLVSWYAHHQHS is encoded by the coding sequence ATGACGACGTTATCAACGAATACGCCCCGCAAACTGGCGTTTAAACAATATTTAATTTTAGCTTCCTTACTCTTTGGCCTCTTTTTTGGGGCCGGGAACCTGATCTTCCCGATTCACCTCGGGCAAACGGCCGGAGCCAACTGGCTCCCGGCTGCGATTGGCTTTTTACTATCAGCAATTTTATTACCGCTCTGTGCCATCTTAGCGTTAAGTACCACGCAAAGTAACAGTATGTATGACTTAGCACGACCAGCGGGTAAATTTTTTGCCATCGGGTTCTTAGTCCTGACGCACGCTTCTTTAGGACTATTAATTGCTGCCCCCCGGACGGCGACCGTAACCTATTCGATGGGGATTCAACCCTTTATTCCCAAGGCCTGGGGGACTCTCGCCTTGGTGATCTTCTCAGCAGGCTTCTTTGCCTTAACCTTTGGCCTAGCGTTTCACGAGGGGAGCGTTACCAAAAACGTGGGAAAAGTATTGAATCCGATCTTCATCCTGCTAATGGTCTTTCTCTTCGTGGTGGCCTTTCTGTTATACGGAGACATTCGCAACCTACCGTTATTGCCCCGGGCTGGACAGGGGACTGGCTCCCTAATTAACGGGTTCTTGCAAGGATACAACACGATGGATGCCCTGGCCGGACTAGGGTTTGGGGTGACCATCATTACCGCACTGAAGGCATTTGGGCAGTCTAGTCGGGACCGTTCCTGGTCGGTTGCCAAGGTTGGGGGCCTGACCATGGGCTTTGAAGCCTTGATTTATACCTTCTTGATTGCCTTAGGGGCCGCTAGTTTATCCTTTACGAAGGTGAGTGCCGACGGCGGAACTGCATTTACCGAAATCATGCGCCATTACACGGGGATCATGGGCGCGGGCGTTTTAGCGGCACTAACGTTTCTAGCCTGCTTGACCACCGCAATTGGCTTGTTAACCTCGCTCGCCCAGGATTTAAGTCGGCAACTGCCCCGGATTGGTTACCACAAGATTTTATTGACGGCCACGGTGATTTCCTTTTTGATTGCCAACATCGGACTGGAAAAAATCATTGAATATTCCGCACCGCTGTTGAGTTTCCTCTATCCCTTGGCAATTACCCTGATTCTTCTCGGGTTATTGAAACCCGTACTCGGGATTAAGCCGTTAATCTATCGGATCACGACTGGAATCGTCTTAATTCCGGCTGTATTCGATTTTATCCATACCCTACCGAAAGCATTATTAAGCCTTGTGCCCTTAGCCGCCTTTGATCGGTGGGCGTTACAGGCGATTCCATTGTATGCCGTTGGTCTCGACTTTGTACCGTTCTTAGGCCTCGGATTAATCATTAGTTTATTAGTAAGCTGGTACGCACACCACCAGCACAGTTAA
- a CDS encoding DMT family transporter, translated as MKKMNRATKGLLFATFASVSWGFSGTLQQFVSQNETIPAGWFLSARTTIASVILLALSAIIYKGKIFGVFKSWRSIAWLVAYGLFGLAGNMGSFYVAIQQGGSNGASMATILQYLAPLFILLGALLFQHQRPNKIDLVVFGMALLGVFLAVTKGNLSELSIPMISLIMGIISGITAAGYVVLPKEIGKDNPPFVVLGWGTLIAGLAFNLHQPIWVGVPHLSLGGVLGILGIIFFGTLITFPAIIYATRYTSSAAISLVDAIQPVITFIISIFWFHATLNVVEMIGAVLIIVAIYILQYSERHQIDQLTE; from the coding sequence ATGAAAAAAATGAATCGAGCCACGAAGGGCTTATTATTTGCGACGTTTGCCTCGGTTTCTTGGGGATTTTCAGGAACCTTACAACAGTTTGTGTCCCAAAATGAAACGATTCCGGCCGGCTGGTTTTTATCAGCACGGACTACGATTGCAAGTGTTATTTTACTGGCTTTAAGTGCCATTATTTACAAGGGTAAAATCTTTGGCGTCTTTAAAAGTTGGCGTTCAATTGCCTGGCTGGTCGCCTATGGATTGTTTGGATTAGCTGGGAACATGGGCAGTTTCTACGTTGCCATCCAACAGGGGGGCAGCAATGGGGCTAGTATGGCCACCATTTTGCAGTATCTAGCGCCTCTGTTTATTCTCCTGGGCGCCTTGTTGTTTCAACACCAACGGCCGAATAAAATTGATCTAGTTGTGTTTGGAATGGCGCTCTTGGGGGTCTTTTTAGCCGTAACCAAGGGAAATCTCAGTGAACTCTCAATTCCAATGATTTCACTGATCATGGGAATTATTTCTGGGATTACCGCCGCCGGGTACGTGGTTTTGCCTAAGGAAATTGGGAAAGACAACCCGCCGTTCGTCGTGCTGGGCTGGGGAACGTTGATTGCCGGCTTAGCCTTTAACCTGCACCAACCAATTTGGGTTGGGGTGCCACACCTCAGTCTCGGTGGGGTCCTGGGAATCCTGGGAATTATTTTCTTTGGAACGTTGATTACCTTTCCGGCCATCATTTACGCAACGCGTTACACTTCCTCAGCAGCGATTAGTTTAGTGGATGCGATTCAACCGGTAATTACCTTTATCATCAGTATTTTCTGGTTCCACGCCACTTTAAACGTCGTGGAAATGATTGGAGCCGTCCTCATTATCGTGGCCATTTACATTCTGCAGTACTCAGAACGGCACCAAATTGACCAACTGACGGAATAG
- a CDS encoding GNAT family N-acetyltransferase codes for MEMIVTDELNLRTPVPETDGPQLAALIDRDRETLQQWLPWVPKTTRASEIAFLKELVKQADQHQSLQLVMVWQGNPVGMAGFNRFYQREDGRQTAEIGYWLANHAVRHGLMHQAVLALCQLGFATYQLELISIIVAVLNQRSNHVAQRAGFHLERVLPARITLFTGRQVDANDWIKVNPDGQGQENPVY; via the coding sequence ATGGAGATGATTGTGACGGACGAGTTGAACTTACGGACCCCCGTTCCAGAAACGGATGGCCCCCAGCTAGCAGCGCTGATTGACCGGGATCGGGAAACGTTACAGCAGTGGTTGCCGTGGGTGCCTAAAACCACCCGGGCCAGTGAGATTGCCTTTTTAAAGGAACTTGTAAAGCAGGCTGACCAGCATCAGTCCTTGCAACTCGTCATGGTGTGGCAGGGGAACCCCGTTGGGATGGCGGGGTTTAACCGCTTCTACCAGCGAGAAGATGGGCGCCAGACTGCAGAAATTGGGTACTGGCTTGCCAATCACGCCGTTCGCCACGGGCTCATGCACCAGGCCGTTTTGGCGCTCTGTCAGTTGGGATTTGCAACGTACCAACTTGAGCTGATTTCAATCATAGTCGCTGTTTTAAACCAGCGGAGTAATCACGTGGCGCAACGCGCAGGCTTTCACTTAGAGCGCGTGCTTCCCGCCCGCATCACGCTTTTTACTGGCCGGCAGGTCGATGCCAATGATTGGATTAAAGTGAACCCGGATGGACAAGGGCAAGAAAATCCGGTATATTAA
- the ribD gene encoding bifunctional diaminohydroxyphosphoribosylaminopyrimidine deaminase/5-amino-6-(5-phosphoribosylamino)uracil reductase RibD, which yields MDEQALLRTAQAAARQGRGHTYTNPVVGAVIVRDGQVIATGYHHRFGGPHAEIEALQQLPDPTVAQGATMVVTLEPCSHYGKTPPCAAKLIAVGIRRVVIGQLDPNPVVAGRGKRMLEAAGIDVTVMNDTGELNQAYNFFYQQKRPLVTVKMAQTLDGKMNQAGSQRTLITGPAAYQASQRLRAQQHAILIGERTLMVDNPQLTVREQQMDHPPVRVALVEDADRLPPDLHLFDGQAPTWLLSRHATKKKWPVSVRVLVDQEWRPATVVQRLAQEGLQALLVEGGSVVQSRFLAAGLVDRLVVYTAPTIFGSGLPVFSEYQGPPMHWNLSQVEPLGQDWRVELRRK from the coding sequence TTGGATGAACAAGCGCTGTTACGAACAGCCCAAGCGGCCGCCCGGCAAGGACGGGGCCATACGTACACTAATCCAGTGGTTGGTGCTGTGATTGTGCGGGACGGGCAGGTGATTGCCACCGGTTATCACCACCGCTTTGGGGGTCCACATGCTGAGATTGAGGCCCTACAACAGTTGCCAGACCCCACAGTGGCCCAGGGAGCCACGATGGTCGTGACGTTAGAACCATGTAGTCACTACGGAAAAACGCCCCCGTGCGCTGCCAAATTGATTGCGGTTGGCATTAGGCGGGTCGTCATTGGCCAGTTGGACCCAAATCCAGTGGTTGCCGGTCGCGGTAAGCGGATGTTAGAGGCGGCCGGGATAGACGTCACCGTTATGAACGACACCGGGGAGTTGAATCAGGCCTACAACTTTTTTTATCAGCAGAAACGTCCCCTGGTAACGGTGAAAATGGCCCAGACGCTGGACGGCAAAATGAATCAAGCTGGGTCCCAACGCACGCTCATTACCGGACCAGCTGCTTATCAAGCTAGTCAACGCCTTCGAGCGCAACAGCACGCCATTTTAATCGGCGAACGGACGCTAATGGTAGATAATCCCCAGCTGACGGTGCGGGAGCAACAAATGGATCATCCGCCGGTGCGAGTGGCGCTGGTGGAGGATGCAGATCGACTGCCCCCGGACTTGCACCTGTTTGATGGTCAAGCCCCCACCTGGCTGTTGAGTCGGCACGCAACTAAAAAAAAGTGGCCGGTTTCCGTGCGGGTGTTAGTTGATCAGGAGTGGAGACCAGCCACAGTTGTTCAGCGCTTAGCGCAGGAGGGGCTTCAAGCACTACTGGTGGAAGGCGGCAGTGTCGTCCAGTCCCGGTTTTTAGCGGCGGGCCTGGTCGATCGCTTGGTAGTTTATACAGCTCCGACGATCTTTGGATCGGGATTACCGGTTTTTAGTGAGTACCAAGGACCACCGATGCACTGGAACCTGTCACAGGTAGAGCCCCTCGGCCAAGACTGGCGCGTCGAACTAAGGAGGAAATGA
- a CDS encoding riboflavin synthase has protein sequence MFTGIIQGTGRIRTWEPTAPSGRMTIASSLPDQLHSRIGDSIAVNGICLTVIDYNDHEFKVDVMPETTQRTNLQQLQSGAMVNLEPALLATQRLDGHFVLGHVDMTVPVTQIMEEENAVRMRLALPDRYQPEVVEKGSVAVNGVSLTVTATTATEFEVSLIPHTLHQTNLGQLSRGELVNVETDVLGKYVNGRMNNDSNQPN, from the coding sequence ATGTTTACAGGAATTATTCAGGGAACCGGCCGGATTCGTACCTGGGAGCCGACCGCTCCGTCCGGGCGCATGACGATTGCAAGTTCGCTACCAGACCAATTGCACAGTAGGATTGGGGATAGCATTGCGGTCAACGGGATTTGTCTAACGGTCATTGATTACAACGACCACGAATTTAAAGTGGATGTGATGCCGGAAACGACCCAGCGGACTAATTTACAGCAGCTACAATCGGGAGCCATGGTTAACTTAGAACCAGCGCTGTTAGCTACCCAACGCTTAGACGGTCACTTTGTGCTGGGTCACGTGGACATGACGGTTCCGGTGACCCAAATCATGGAAGAAGAAAATGCGGTGCGGATGCGGCTTGCATTGCCAGACCGCTACCAACCAGAAGTGGTCGAAAAGGGCTCGGTCGCGGTCAACGGAGTGAGCTTAACGGTGACAGCTACGACTGCAACGGAGTTTGAAGTTAGTCTGATTCCGCATACTTTGCACCAGACTAATTTAGGGCAACTCAGCAGGGGCGAGCTCGTTAACGTGGAAACGGATGTATTAGGCAAATATGTGAATGGGAGGATGAATAATGACAGCAACCAACCGAATTGA
- the ribA gene encoding GTP cyclohydrolase II codes for MTATNRIEAALQQLRRGGLVVVADDQDREGEGDLIGLAEKMTPETVNTMVTQARGLLCVPMAPAQVQRLGLEPMAREQDAFGTAFLQGTDAKTTTTGISAADRATTIRQLANPHATPADFYHPGHIFPLQARQGGVLARNGHTEAAVDLARLAGAAPVAAIIEILKDDGTMMRQPELRAFAHQAGYPFITIAELQSYRKAQFQRNLRRLAPVQLPTQYGTFQLTAYQTSEDKEPALLISQGEFSAEESLLLRVHSECLTGDVFGSLRCDCGEQLAAALQMIAAAGHGAVLYLRQEGRGIGLANKLAAYRLQETGLDTVEANQQLGFAPDERDYELAAAILRDQGVTEIDLMTNNPDKLSQLANAGITVRKRIPLEIQPHATNRDYLATKKHKMQHLLKEID; via the coding sequence ATGACAGCAACCAACCGAATTGAAGCGGCTTTGCAACAGTTACGGCGGGGCGGCCTAGTAGTCGTAGCCGATGATCAGGATCGTGAGGGAGAAGGCGATTTAATCGGGTTAGCCGAAAAGATGACGCCCGAAACGGTCAACACGATGGTGACGCAAGCCCGCGGCTTATTGTGCGTTCCAATGGCACCAGCTCAGGTGCAACGTTTAGGATTAGAGCCAATGGCACGGGAACAGGATGCCTTTGGAACCGCCTTTTTACAGGGAACGGATGCCAAAACCACGACGACCGGAATTTCAGCGGCCGACCGCGCTACGACCATCCGACAGTTGGCTAATCCACACGCCACGCCGGCTGATTTTTATCATCCTGGCCACATTTTCCCGTTACAAGCTCGCCAAGGCGGCGTGTTAGCCCGGAACGGGCATACAGAAGCGGCGGTTGATTTAGCCCGGTTAGCCGGGGCCGCCCCCGTCGCAGCCATCATCGAGATTTTAAAGGACGACGGCACCATGATGCGGCAGCCGGAGTTACGCGCATTCGCTCATCAGGCTGGCTACCCCTTTATCACGATTGCGGAATTACAGTCGTACCGAAAAGCGCAATTTCAACGCAATCTTCGGCGCTTGGCCCCCGTGCAATTGCCGACCCAGTACGGGACGTTTCAACTGACGGCTTACCAAACGTCAGAGGATAAAGAACCGGCGCTACTGATCAGTCAGGGGGAATTTTCGGCCGAGGAATCACTGTTACTGCGCGTTCATTCGGAGTGTTTAACGGGAGATGTGTTCGGATCATTGCGCTGTGACTGTGGCGAGCAACTGGCCGCAGCGCTCCAAATGATTGCAGCTGCCGGACACGGGGCGGTGCTGTACCTTCGCCAGGAAGGGCGGGGGATTGGCTTAGCCAACAAACTGGCCGCCTACCGACTTCAAGAAACGGGGCTGGACACGGTCGAAGCTAATCAGCAACTGGGATTTGCCCCAGATGAGCGGGATTACGAGCTAGCGGCTGCCATTTTACGCGATCAAGGGGTTACGGAGATTGATTTAATGACCAACAATCCCGATAAGCTTTCGCAACTAGCCAACGCGGGGATTACGGTGCGTAAGCGGATTCCGTTAGAAATTCAACCGCACGCGACGAACCGGGACTACTTAGCAACGAAAAAACATAAGATGCAGCACTTATTAAAGGAGATTGACTAA
- the ribH gene encoding 6,7-dimethyl-8-ribityllumazine synthase has translation MEVKTGSLNGQHRHVGIVVAKFNQLVTQKLLDGTIATLQQCGVAETDIQVYWVPGAFEIPRVAKLVSETGKVDGVIALGAVVRGATSHYDYVCAQTAAGIAQVSLTSPVPVLFGVLTTDDMAQALDRAGGKAGNKGSECAQGLLEMISVEAQI, from the coding sequence ATGGAAGTAAAAACAGGAAGTTTAAACGGGCAGCACCGTCACGTGGGAATCGTCGTGGCGAAGTTCAACCAACTGGTCACGCAAAAATTGTTAGACGGAACGATTGCCACGTTACAACAATGCGGAGTGGCAGAAACCGACATCCAGGTTTACTGGGTGCCCGGGGCCTTTGAAATTCCACGGGTTGCCAAGTTAGTGAGTGAGACTGGAAAAGTCGATGGCGTAATTGCTTTAGGTGCGGTAGTCCGCGGAGCAACCTCTCACTATGATTACGTGTGCGCTCAAACGGCGGCCGGAATTGCACAAGTATCATTAACCAGTCCGGTGCCCGTGCTGTTTGGCGTGTTAACGACGGATGACATGGCTCAGGCCCTTGATCGTGCAGGTGGGAAAGCCGGCAACAAGGGTAGTGAGTGTGCCCAAGGTTTACTAGAAATGATTAGTGTGGAAGCACAAATTTAG
- a CDS encoding LytTR family DNA-binding domain-containing protein produces MKVEFDLQSQFAHPFATLHAKRRDAELVKLATELEQWGKPRVLTGYQHQQAFAIPIADIRRIYTEAKAVYAETQTGKYRLQQRIYQLRAILPGHQFIQISSAEIVNVALIARLSLSRTGQYEVRLKTGQVSYASRRFVQKMKKELD; encoded by the coding sequence ATGAAAGTTGAGTTTGATTTACAATCCCAATTTGCGCATCCCTTTGCCACGCTACATGCGAAGCGAAGGGACGCAGAATTAGTCAAATTAGCGACCGAGCTGGAACAGTGGGGCAAACCGCGCGTGCTGACCGGGTATCAGCACCAACAAGCCTTTGCGATCCCCATAGCCGATATCCGGCGTATTTACACGGAGGCTAAGGCGGTTTATGCCGAAACGCAAACAGGCAAATATCGGCTCCAACAACGGATTTATCAGTTACGGGCAATTTTACCCGGGCACCAGTTTATTCAAATTTCGAGTGCGGAAATTGTAAACGTGGCGCTGATAGCACGACTATCCTTGAGTCGAACCGGGCAATACGAAGTACGTCTGAAAACAGGACAGGTCAGCTATGCATCCCGACGGTTTGTACAGAAAATGAAAAAGGAGTTGGATTAA
- a CDS encoding DUF3021 domain-containing protein has translation MRRIWNLTVRGAVGGLFIGFWFAMLFSKLNGLNRLFPSNPDFISHFGSELTATAVAGVMWMAMGMVFSLSSLIFGIERWSITKQTVLNFIVTYVLFSTLAVVSEWFPLEFSYFANFTIIFIIIYVVIWTIEMRRARQTIAEINQKLTQK, from the coding sequence ATGAGACGAATTTGGAATCTCACAGTGAGAGGAGCAGTTGGCGGACTGTTTATTGGTTTTTGGTTCGCGATGTTGTTTTCAAAACTAAACGGGTTGAATCGGTTGTTCCCATCTAACCCAGATTTTATTAGTCATTTCGGTTCAGAACTAACCGCGACGGCAGTGGCCGGAGTGATGTGGATGGCAATGGGTATGGTCTTTTCACTGAGTAGCTTAATTTTTGGGATTGAACGCTGGAGCATTACCAAGCAAACGGTTTTAAATTTTATCGTGACTTACGTGCTTTTTTCGACCTTAGCGGTTGTTTCAGAATGGTTCCCGTTGGAGTTTTCCTATTTTGCGAACTTTACCATCATTTTCATCATCATTTACGTGGTGATTTGGACGATTGAAATGAGACGCGCGCGGCAAACGATTGCGGAAATTAACCAAAAACTTACGCAGAAATAA
- a CDS encoding tyrosine-type recombinase/integrase, whose amino-acid sequence MTNIRKYTTKGGKTGYFFNLYIGVDPKTKKSVRKKVKCTTKKEAQLKLARLQYQVKSGKFDFNKPQIITFTELYHRWLENEYSQRNLKASTVTTTERNFKLHILPCFGDCDISKITAEDVYKAVRTWENEKIKKTNQLKNYVSNVLQYGVVTGLIERNVVLGIRVRKHDQQITRDTIGNYYEEDELNQFLTLTKQHYKGQPQPFIFFSLLAFTGMRKGEAFALTWDDINFRHNTIDINKTLSKAGNELVIQSPKTKGSKRKLTVPPKIIRLLKHWKVKQREYLFALGTSNNPGHLVFTNTKGQLLQPTKSTYWLSTIQNKYNLKHVTAHGFRHTFATLSFAHGMDVKTVSKYLGHSNIDTTMDIYTAVTKEQENNASQIMDKLINL is encoded by the coding sequence ATGACTAACATTCGAAAATACACTACTAAGGGCGGCAAAACGGGTTACTTTTTTAATTTATATATTGGCGTGGATCCAAAGACTAAAAAAAGCGTCCGCAAAAAAGTTAAATGCACAACAAAAAAAGAAGCCCAGCTAAAACTAGCAAGGCTTCAATATCAGGTTAAAAGCGGCAAATTCGACTTTAATAAGCCGCAAATTATCACGTTTACTGAATTATACCACCGATGGCTTGAAAACGAGTATAGCCAACGGAATTTAAAGGCAAGTACGGTTACTACTACCGAGCGCAATTTTAAGCTGCATATTCTCCCCTGCTTTGGCGATTGTGATATTAGTAAAATCACGGCCGAGGACGTTTACAAAGCGGTAAGAACGTGGGAGAACGAGAAAATTAAGAAAACTAACCAGCTAAAGAATTATGTATCTAACGTACTGCAATACGGAGTGGTTACCGGTTTAATTGAGCGGAATGTTGTGCTAGGCATTAGAGTACGTAAACACGACCAACAAATAACTAGAGATACCATAGGCAATTACTACGAAGAAGACGAGCTAAACCAGTTTTTGACCCTAACCAAGCAACACTACAAAGGACAACCACAGCCGTTTATCTTTTTTAGCTTGCTGGCATTTACGGGTATGCGAAAAGGCGAAGCATTTGCCCTCACGTGGGACGATATCAATTTTAGGCACAATACCATTGATATCAATAAAACACTCTCTAAGGCCGGTAACGAGTTAGTTATCCAAAGCCCTAAGACTAAGGGGAGCAAACGTAAGCTAACCGTACCACCTAAAATCATCCGCTTATTAAAGCATTGGAAAGTTAAGCAACGCGAATACTTGTTCGCCCTAGGAACGAGTAATAACCCCGGCCATTTAGTTTTTACCAATACCAAGGGACAACTATTACAGCCGACCAAGTCAACCTATTGGCTATCGACCATTCAAAATAAATACAATTTAAAGCACGTTACCGCTCACGGGTTCCGGCACACCTTTGCTACGCTGTCTTTTGCTCATGGCATGGATGTAAAAACCGTTTCTAAGTACCTCGGCCACTCAAACATTGATACGACCATGGATATTTACACAGCGGTAACCAAAGAACAAGAAAATAACGCAAGTCAGATTATGGATAAACTCATCAACCTATAA
- a CDS encoding helix-turn-helix domain-containing protein produces the protein MIANKLNVLLAERQLTIKDVVDGTEISRGTISNLINKNTTSNVNLDTLNKICMFLKISPSDFFDFVPYDLEFNVEVSEIDIILRTLKRQNNIVNDMTDDIHINDTEESSLYRNLEARNVKNFLVFTVGEFNHHKHCLDSEINKIYEDIPLIFRKFIEDKTLQTLEFIALDSKNLHINLDSDSDTAFYFEFSWGYTKKNYKELKNDVKMNYKELSQKINYISYS, from the coding sequence TTGATAGCAAATAAATTAAATGTACTTTTGGCCGAAAGACAACTAACAATAAAAGATGTTGTAGATGGCACAGAAATTAGCAGAGGAACTATATCTAACTTAATCAACAAAAACACGACCAGTAATGTAAATTTAGACACTTTGAATAAAATATGTATGTTTTTAAAAATATCTCCGAGTGATTTTTTTGATTTTGTTCCTTATGACTTAGAATTTAACGTTGAAGTTAGTGAGATAGATATAATTTTAAGAACTCTAAAAAGGCAAAATAACATAGTAAATGATATGACTGATGACATTCATATAAACGATACAGAAGAATCATCTCTATATAGAAATTTAGAAGCTCGTAACGTGAAAAATTTTTTAGTATTCACGGTTGGTGAATTTAATCATCATAAACATTGTTTAGATAGTGAGATTAATAAAATTTATGAAGATATTCCATTAATTTTTAGAAAATTTATAGAGGATAAAACGCTACAAACATTAGAGTTCATTGCATTAGATTCTAAAAACTTGCATATAAATTTAGATTCTGATTCTGATACCGCTTTTTATTTTGAATTTTCGTGGGGTTATACAAAGAAAAATTACAAAGAATTAAAAAACGATGTAAAAATGAATTATAAAGAGCTTTCACAAAAAATAAACTATATATCGTATTCATAA